The sequence CACCCGCGTCCCCTTCCCTCCCAGTCCTCCAGGCCCCGGTGGCCCGCATTGCTTTGCGGGGGACTTCCGCGGCGCTGCGCCTGGCCCTGCTTATTGGCGTCTGTGGAAGGAGTGGCTGCGGGGTCTCCAGATAACCCGCGCTCTAGGCCGTTTCCCAGATAAGAGCGCTATAGGATTTAAGAACTAAAACTTTAAAATCTCAGCCATGCTAAaggcagtttcttttctttcctttttttttgttttttgagacggagtctcgctctttcgctcaggctgaagtgcagtggcgccatttcggctcactgcaaccttcgcctcccgggttcaagcgattctcctgcctcagcccccccaagtagttggaattacaggcgcccgccaccacgcctggctaatttttgtatttttagtagagagggagttttaccatgttggtcaggctggtttcgaactcctgacctcaggtgatccgcctgcctcggcctttcaaagtgctgggattacaggcgtgaaccaccgcgcccggccccttttctTCGCTTCCATGTAATAGCTTGATTGAGAAATAACTCACATTATCAAATCCACCCTTTTAAAAAGCGAGCAACGCGGGGCGCGGAGGCCACGCCTGTGATcgcagcgctttgggaggcggcAGTtccaggagggcggatcactgagccggggagttcgagaccacccggCAACGTAAACTCCGCCtcgatagaaataattttaaaaaaagaaataaagagcgtGCCGCCCGCGGGGGCAGCGCCTTTACCAGCCCGAGCCTGCAGCCCCCTAGGCCGCGCCGTCCTCTGCTCCCCCGGGCGGCGCCGGGGTTTTGTCAGGCGCGCGTTGCTGTTTGCCTGGACTGCGCTCACTCTGACCCTGAAGCCAGCTGCCCCACTGACACGCCCTGAAAAGTGCGAGCCACACCCGAGATCCGGAGACCGCGCTAAAGCCCCACGCACGACGGCGCCCCCCGGCGCGTCCCCGCCCGCCGCACGTCGGCGCATGCGCGCGGCCAAGCCGGTTCACGCGCCCACCAGCGCGCATGCGCGCCCCCTTCCGTTgccaccgcccccccccccccgtgCTCTGCCCCGATGGTTCGGTCCGCGCCGGGGGCGGGGCCAGGGCGCCCGCGGGAAATTTGGCGGGAACCGCGCCcgccccttcttcccttccttctttctttgctaTCGCCGCGCACTCTGCCGCCATGGAGCAGCGCCGCGTCACCGACTTCTTCGCGCGCCGCCGCCCCAGGCCCCGCATCGCGCCGCCCAAGCTGGCCTGCTGCACCCCCAGCCCCGCCAGGCCCGCACTCCGCTCCCCGGACTCCGCCACCAGCGGCAGCCGCAAgcgcgcccgcccgcccgccgcaCCCGGACGCGACCAGGCCGGGCCACCGGCCCGCAGGAGGCTGCGGCTGTCGGCGGACGAGGTGTGGAGcgtggggagactgaggccggggggttgggggcggggaaactgaggcccggggGGCGGGGCTCGGGGAGACTGAGGCCGGGGAGTTGGGGGCGGGGAGACTGAGGCCCGGGGGGCAGGTctcggggaaactgaggctgagggacgggggcagggaaactgaggcgcGGGGGACGGGGCGGAGAGCAGGGAACTCTGGGACAGGTCGGGGGATCCTGGGGGCGCCCTGCCACCACTGGGGACTTGTCTGGCTCCTGAGATGAGCAGGAGGCACTGGGGGGCATGCACCGGGATCTGATGATGGGGCTGGAAGTCCAGCTTCTCTGCGAGGCCAGGGTAGGGGTCCGACCTGGAAACGGCCCCGGAAGACGAGAACAAGGCTGTGTCCCCGGCCAGTTTTAGCACAGACCACCTTCTACGGGAAGCCCTAAGCCCCCCAGCCATGCCCATCCCAGTTAACTCAGAGCGGCTTCTGATCCTTTGGGGTCCTCTGCAGAGCCAGGAGCACCAGGTCTTGTCATGAGTTCACCCTTGGGGTCCCTCCCACCAGGTTTCCAGCCCCAGTACCCCCGAGGCTCCTGACTCCCCCGACGCCCCAGACATCCCAGCCTGCCCTTCTCTGGGCCAGAAGATAAAGAAATCCACCCCCGCAGCAGGTCAGCCGCCCCACCTGACATCCCCGCAGGACCAGGTgaggggcggagcctggagcAGATGCAGGAGGGCTGAGGGGTACCGGCCTGTCTGCGTGCCTGATGGCATCATGTCCCCTGATCCCCCTGAAGGACACCATCTCTGAGCTTGCGTCATGCCTGCAACGGGCCCGGGAGCTGGGGGCAAGAGTCCGGGCGCTGAAGGCCAGTGCCCAGGATGCTGCTGAATCCTGCACCCCAGAGGCCGAGGGCCACCCTGAGGAGCCATGGTGAGTGCTGGGTGAGTGGCCACGAGGCCCCGGCAGAGGCCGGGTTGGTGGGAGGCGTGGCCGGGCGAGCCTGTCAGAGGTTCAGGTCTGCTCCTTCCAGGGAGTGTGGTGGTGAGGTCACCAGGGCGTGGAGCCAGACCCCTGAGAAAAAGGTCCCGGGCACTGCTGGCCCTGTGCCCTCAGTCCCTCCTGTGGGGGGCAGCTCCTGCCTTGGGGACTCTGGCGGATTTCAAATGCTCCTGATGGATTGTTATGTTGTCTGTCTCTGCTCCTGAGAGCCGACGAAACtgggctggggagagggcagAGCTTCCCCGGGGGAGCCGCATGGACATAGCAGAGCTGGGGTGTGGAGCCGGGCTTTCCCGTCACCAGTGCTACCCTTAACAGTGCCAGTGCTGGTGGGTGTGCAAGGGCCGCGAAAGCCATCTTGTGTGGTGTGGCAGGCCCCATCGGAGGGTCTCCCTGGCCGAGGGGCCTGCTGTGGCGTTGGAGGGGTAGGGCCTACTGCTTCTCATGAGGCTCCTCCCTCCCTGACAGTGGCGAGAAGGCGCCCGCCTACCAGCGCTTCCATGCCCTGGCCCAGCCTGGCCTGCCGGGGCTCGTGCTTCCCTACAAGTACCAGGTGCTGGCAGAGATGTTCCGCAGCATGGACACCATCGTGGGCATGCTCCACAACCGCTGCGAGACGCCCACCTTTTCCAAGGTCCAGCGGGGCGTCCAGGACATGATGCGCAGGTGAGTGGCCGCGGGCGGGCTGGGGCTGtcctggagctgggggtgggccCAGACCTGCCTCCTGAGCTGGCCCCTCCTCCCATAGGCGTTTTGAGGAGCGCAATGTTGGCCAGATCAAAACCGTGTACCCGGCCTCCTACCGCTTCCGCCAGGAGCGCAGCGTCCCCACCTTCAAGGACGGTGTCAAGAGGTCAGATTACCAGCTCACCATCGAGCCACTGCTGGAGCAGGGTGAGTGCTGGGTGCGGGACCTCGGTTTCCCTATCTGTGACCTGCACACTTTCCAGGGTGGGTATGAGGCGCTGGGCACCTGGCCCAGGACTGGTCatgggtgggtggctgggtggCCTGGTGGGCACTTAGGCCTGGACTTGTCCCACAGAGGCTGACGGAGCAGCCCCGCAGCTCACGGCCTCGCACCTCCTGCAGCGACGGCAGATCTTCAGCCAGAAGCTGGTGGAGCATGTTAAGGAGCACCACAAGGTGAGCGGCCCCCGGCCCTGCTGTGTGAAGGTGGTGGCGCCAGCACTGCCTCAGCACCTAACCCTGTGCTCGGAGCATCCCTGCTACCCACAGCTTCTCCCGGGATGGAACTGGGCTGGGTTCACCCTGAGCTGAGGGCTGGTGTGCTTAGGGTGCAGCCGCAGGCACTGAGGAGGTCCCCAAGGCGTTCAGCGAGTGTGGACTGTGGGAGGCCTTGTGCTGTCCCTCCAAGGAGAGCACTGGGCagaggctaagtgacttgcccGAGGCGGCCCGGCTGGGACGTAAGCATAGACAGGCCTCCCTCACGCACAGTCTGCCCTCGTCTCAGATATGCCCAGGGTCACCCGTCTACTCCTTCTCCCCAGGCCTTCCTGGCCTCCCTGAGCCCCCCCATGGTGGTGCCGGAGGACCAGCTGACCCGCTGGCACCCGCGCTTCAACGTGGATGAAGTGCCGGACATCGAGCCGGCTGCGCTGCCCCAGCCACCTGCCACGGAGAAACTCACCACTGCCCAGGAGGTGCTGGCCCGGGCCCGCAACCTGATTTCACCCAGGGTGAGGCTGCGAGGCTTGGGCAGCCCATTTCTCCCGGGTGGGTGGGCCAGCCTGACCCCAGGCGTAAGAGGTGGAGCCTTGGCGATGAGCTTGACGCCTCATCTGGCTTCCTCCTTGGCTGGGGGATCCAGAGAGTTGGTGGCATTTGCCCTGTGTCCCCAGCTACAGCCTCtaagcctggctctgccactagcCCCGTGTGGGGAGTTGGCCTGGGCAGGCGATGCTGCACATTGGGACACTGCATTGACCAGCACAGACCACCCAGTGTGCTGGGTGAACTTGTGCCTTGAGAGATACTGGGGACTCCTGGGCAGAGAGCCCGGGGCACGTTGCATCCTGTGACCTCTCCGCTCCAACCTGTCCCTCCCGCAGATGGAGAAGGCCTTGAGTCAGTTGGCCCTACGCTCTGCTGTGCCCAGCAGCCCCGGGTCTCCCAGGCCAGCACTGCCGGCTACCCCACCAGCCACCCCGCCTGCAGCCTCTCCCAGCGCTCTGAAGGGCGTGTCCCAGGATCTGCTGGAGCGGGTGAGTCATCCCCAGTGATGGCGGGTGGGGGCCTGGTGACCTGCTGCCCACTAACCAGGTTCCGGTACCTGCCGCAGATCCGAGCCAAAGAGGCACAGAAGCAGCTGGCACAGATGACGCGGTGCCCGGAGCAGGAGCAGCGGCTGCAGCGCTTAGAACGGCTGCCTGAGCTGGCCCGCGTGCTGCGCAGCGTCTTCGTGTCCGAACGCAAGCCTGCACTCAGCATGGAGGTGGCCTGTGCCAGGATGGTGGGCAGCTGTCGCACTGTCATGAGCGCCGGTATGTGCAGGGCGGGGTGAGGGGCGTGCACGGTGGAACTGCCTGGTGCTGCAGCCGTCTCCCCAGATTTCTGACCAGGGGTGTCTGTCACTGATCTGTTCAGATGTGCAGTGGGCGCTGGCCTCTTGCACTGGTGTGTCCTGGGCGTTCTGCCCTCCTCGGAGCCACCCGAGCCTCCGCTCGGCCCCTCCACACCTGCAGCCTCTGGAGGCAGCTTCCCCCTCACAGCTCTGGCCCGTTTCCCCGACCGCCTGCAGTCCTTGGTCAAAAGGGGCCCCACGTGCACCCTTCACTGCCTCCCAGGCCTCTGATCACCAGGCCCTGAGCACATGGGGGTCCCGACGCTACAGGGCACCCCCTGCCTCAgggctttcatgggctggcggcCTCCATGCTCGGTGCGTCCTCACAGGGCCTCAACTGCAGGCCTGGCTCTCTCCGGTCACTGTTCACACCACCCAGACCTGGGCCTCTGATCAGAACCACCTCTGCCCTAAGGCCTGGTTGATGGGGCTCTGAGGGTGACCAGGCAGGCACAGAGGTTAGATGGTCAGGCTGGTTTAAAGTGCTGCCCGTGTGGGGCTGGGGCCCAGCAccagcctcagtgtcctcctTTCCTCCCACAGGGGAGATGGAGAAGCACCTGCTGCTCCTCTCTGAGCTGCTGCCGGACTGGCTCAGCCTCCACCGCATCCGCACCGACACCTACGTCAAGCTGGACAAGGCTGCGGACCTGGCCCACGTCACTGCACGCCTGGCCCACCAGGCACGAGCTGAGGAGGGGCTGTGAGCCTGGGGGCCACTGTGGACAGACGTGGGCTTCAGGTTCGCTGGCCTGGGCCCACCAGCATTTTCTTTTATGAACATGATGCACTTTGGTTTTCCTTTCCCCAGTGCCCCTGAGGGCCAGAGGCCGATGTGGGCTACAGGCTGCACAGGCCGAGTCTCTCTGGCTGTGGGTGGTGGGCCCCTTCCTGGGGCTCACCTGGTGGATTCACATTAAACTGGTTTCTGTGGGCACCTCCGTCCTTGCTGCTGGTAGGGAAGGGAAGCCAGATCCCAGCGCCCCCTGGGGGGCCATCGGGAGTGTGGCTGGGGGTGACGGGGGCTCTGTGGGAATACGGGGTTGGGTAGTGTGGGTGGCAGGAGGCCATCCCTTCTAATCCCAGAACCTCTGAATATGGGGCCTCCTACAGCAAAGGGTGACTTTTgtcattaagaatttcaagactaggccgggcatggtggctcacgcctgtaatcccagcactttgggatgccagggcgggcagatcacgaggtcaggagatcgagaccatcctggctaacatggtgaaaccccgtctctactaaaaataaaaaaaaattagccaggtgtggtggctggcacctgtagtcccagctactagggaggctgaggcaggagaatggcatgaacccaggaggcggagcttgcagtgagccaagatcgcaccactgcactccagcctgggtgacagagactctgtctcttaaaaaaaaaaaaaaaaaaaaaaaaaaatttcaagactGGAGAGGTGATCCTGAATCGTCCGGCTGTGCTCTATGTCATCACAGGAGCCTTCGAGAGGGCCAGAGCCAGCCAGCTTTGAAGATGCGGCCCTGGCCCGGATACAGGCAGCCTGGAGAAGCAGGGCAGCACAAGGAGGACATCCCTGGAGCCTCCGGAAGAGACTGGCCTCTGCCCTCACCTTGACTTC comes from Symphalangus syndactylus isolate Jambi chromosome 11, NHGRI_mSymSyn1-v2.1_pri, whole genome shotgun sequence and encodes:
- the CDT1 gene encoding DNA replication factor Cdt1, coding for MEQRRVTDFFARRRPRPRIAPPKLACCTPSPARPALRSPDSATSGSRKRARPPAAPGRDQAGPPARRRLRLSADEVSSPSTPEAPDSPDAPDIPACPSLGQKIKKSTPAAGQPPHLTSPQDQDTISELASCLQRARELGARVRALKASAQDAAESCTPEAEGHPEEPCGEKAPAYQRFHALAQPGLPGLVLPYKYQVLAEMFRSMDTIVGMLHNRCETPTFSKVQRGVQDMMRRRFEERNVGQIKTVYPASYRFRQERSVPTFKDGVKRSDYQLTIEPLLEQEADGAAPQLTASHLLQRRQIFSQKLVEHVKEHHKAFLASLSPPMVVPEDQLTRWHPRFNVDEVPDIEPAALPQPPATEKLTTAQEVLARARNLISPRMEKALSQLALRSAVPSSPGSPRPALPATPPATPPAASPSALKGVSQDLLERIRAKEAQKQLAQMTRCPEQEQRLQRLERLPELARVLRSVFVSERKPALSMEVACARMVGSCRTVMSAGEMEKHLLLLSELLPDWLSLHRIRTDTYVKLDKAADLAHVTARLAHQARAEEGL